Part of the Triticum dicoccoides isolate Atlit2015 ecotype Zavitan unplaced genomic scaffold, WEW_v2.0 scaffold252232, whole genome shotgun sequence genome is shown below.
gaattaatcatattaaaaacacCCAGGGCTACATCCAACGACTACATTTTTCCTCTTCTGAAAAGAAGATTATATTACCTCTAGCCATTGCATTAGTGTGATGCATATAACCATCTTTATTAAGACATGTATTATTCATCACTTACAAATAAAGGGTAAACTCATGACCATGGACTTATAGACATAAAAAAGATCTATGAGACCTTGATTTAGCAGACTCCAAAATCATTTTGGTTAGAGCAATCATACCAGTCTCTTTTGCACCATACTTGTGTAACGAGGTCATTTCAAAGCAGCCGAATTGTATGCATCATATGGGATGCTGACGATGGACAGGTGGACTTGCACCATGAATTGTGCGCCTCAGCATGCATAGCGTGTGCACTATCTCTGTTCTCAAATAGATGGCGAACTAGAAATATTGATGATTCTGTAAATTATTCGGTTTACTCAGATTAAAAGTATATGAATAGATGCCAGAGCCATAAAAGCCTATTGCCATAGTAATATTTTGCGACGGAGAGATAGTAGTATAATGTTTGTATCTGTGTGAATGTATGCAGTCTCACGCCGAGCTGACCGTCGGGGAGTGCGCGACACTGTGCCGGTGCCTCAACCACAAGAAGCTGACACTGGAGGCATGCAAGGACCTGACTAGGAACCGGCGGATTCCAACGGATATCTCAGTACAAGCATTGTCCTTACACCTGCAGCCCAATGTGCTCCGGCTCCCCTCGTTGTTGCCGATATCGAGATGGGTTGGGGCAGACGGCGAGAAGAAGGAGGCGCTGAGGCTGAGCCTGCGGCGAATGCAGGGCCGGCTGGCAGAGCTGCCGTTGACATGCAAGGAGACGAGAGGGAAGACGAGGGCGTCGTCTGGGATGGCG
Proteins encoded:
- the LOC119345572 gene encoding uncharacterized protein LOC119345572 → MQSHAELTVGECATLCRCLNHKKLTLEACKDLTRNRRIPTDISVQALSLHLQPNVLRLPSLLPISRWVGADGEKKEALRLSLRRMQGRLAELPLTCKETRGKTRASSGMAAKGSKSVGGRGLPWMC